A single window of Archangium gephyra DNA harbors:
- a CDS encoding ABC transporter ATP-binding protein: MSPPLLEVTGLSRSVPVGGFLSRSRRTLLNGVSFTLERGEIVALVGESGSGKSTLARVLARLDAPDGGSLRLGGEDVLAGERQGASLAYRGRVQMVFQDPFASLNPVHTVAHHLERPLLRHGRATRAELQARVHALLESVGLTPAESFARRFPHELSGGQRQRVAVARALAVEPDVIIADEPTSMLDVSTRREVLQLLRGLTKERGIGILFITHDLASARHLADRVMVLYAGSVVESGRTADVLAAPRHPYTRLLRSAVPDGADFLRAPLPVKASAGPVPPNGCAFAPRCPHSDARCHSTRPPEHHPAADHLVRCHLESSKGVVDDAAVSS, translated from the coding sequence ATGAGCCCTCCCCTGCTGGAAGTCACCGGACTGTCGCGCAGCGTGCCCGTGGGAGGCTTCCTCTCGCGCTCCCGGCGCACGCTGCTCAATGGCGTGTCCTTCACGCTGGAGCGCGGGGAGATCGTCGCGCTCGTGGGCGAGTCCGGGAGCGGCAAGAGCACGCTGGCCCGGGTGCTGGCACGGCTGGACGCGCCGGATGGCGGGAGTCTGCGGCTCGGCGGCGAGGACGTGCTCGCCGGAGAGCGGCAGGGCGCCTCGCTGGCCTACCGCGGCCGCGTGCAGATGGTGTTCCAGGATCCGTTCGCCTCGCTCAACCCCGTGCACACCGTGGCCCACCACCTGGAGCGGCCCCTGCTGCGCCACGGGCGGGCCACGCGGGCGGAGCTCCAGGCGCGCGTCCACGCGCTGCTCGAGTCGGTGGGACTGACGCCGGCGGAGTCCTTCGCCCGGCGCTTCCCGCATGAGCTGTCCGGTGGCCAGCGCCAGCGCGTGGCCGTGGCGCGGGCCCTCGCCGTGGAGCCGGACGTCATCATCGCGGACGAGCCCACCTCCATGCTGGACGTGTCCACCCGGCGGGAGGTGCTCCAGCTGCTGCGCGGCCTGACGAAGGAGCGCGGCATCGGCATCCTCTTCATCACCCATGACCTGGCGAGCGCGCGGCACCTCGCGGACCGCGTCATGGTGCTGTACGCGGGCAGCGTCGTCGAGTCGGGCCGGACCGCGGACGTCCTCGCGGCCCCCCGGCACCCGTACACGCGGCTGCTGCGCTCGGCCGTGCCGGATGGCGCGGACTTCCTGCGGGCCCCGCTGCCCGTGAAGGCCTCGGCGGGTCCGGTGCCCCCGAATGGCTGTGCCTTCGCTCCCCGTTGTCCCCACTCGGATGCGCGTTGCCATTCCACGCGCCCTCCCGAACACCACCCCGCGGCGGACCACCTCGTCCGCTGCCACCTCGAATCCTCGAAAGGAGTCGTTGACGATGCGGCAGTTTCCTCCTGA